From the Grus americana isolate bGruAme1 unplaced genomic scaffold, bGruAme1.mat scaffold_533, whole genome shotgun sequence genome, one window contains:
- the LOC129200820 gene encoding ankyrin repeat domain-containing protein 7-like yields MHRLIGLLRSVRERSTSGSASAPGAAGASELREKGQGALHSAAASGDLAELQRRWWWWQRLRINRRDAKKQTPLHLACANGHADVVRFLAGKKCQLNPRDSLKKSPLMKAVDHQHKDCVTILLEHGAKPNLKGAGGNTALHMAAVIPSKPLVELLLEHNAHIDAQNELGYTPLTLAITERCEEMVEFLLQKGADVHARDKHERTPLMIAVLAGNMNTIKSLLRHGADLSHQDCIGKQATHYARELTLYTNIAEQLEEYIRCEMTGECSAGGTEGPAVLDSFCAGTAAHCPLGGPAMTRAGVLPAAAEQQEEEVHTPSDSKTDSEAPNKASAGAVLPTADRHGACAQSVAGERGNGNFLAD; encoded by the exons ATGCACAGGCTCATCGGGCTCCTCAGGAGCGTGCGGGAGCGCTCGACGTCCGGCAGCGCTTCCGCGCCCGGCGCCGCCGGGGCCTCCGAGCTCCGGGAGAAGGGCCAGGGCGCGCTGCACAGCGCGGCCGCCAGCGGTGACCTGGCCGAACTGCAGCGgcgctggtggtggtggcagagaCTCCGCATCAACAGGCGGGACGCGAAGAAGCA GACGCCTCTGCATCTTGCTTGCGCGAATGGCCATGCAGACGTTGTGCGATTTCTAGCAGGAAAGAAGTGCCAGCTAAACCCTCGTGACAGCTTGAAGAAATCGCCGCTGATGAAG GCAGTAGACCACCAGCACAAAGACTGTGTGACTATTCTGCTGGAGCACGGTGCCAAACCCAACCTCAAAGGTGCTGGCGGCAACACTGCCCTTCACATGGCTGCTGTCATTCCTAGCAAACCTCTAGTGGAGCTGTTACTTGAGCACAATGCCCATATCGATGCTCAGAATGAG ttgGGGTACACTCCGCTTACTCTTGCGATCACCGAGCGCTGTGAAGAGATGGTTGAGTTCCTTCTCCAAAAAGGAGCTGACGTGCATGCTCGAGATAAGCATGAAAG GACCCCTCTTATGATTGCTGTTCTTGCTGGGAATATGAATACAATAAAAAGCCTTCTTCGACATGGTGCTGATCTTTCTCATCAAGACTGTATTGGCAAGCAAGCTACGCACTATGCCAGAGAGTTAACGCTTTACACCAA TATTGCTGAGCAACTGGAGGAATACATCAGGTGTGAAATGACAGGAGAATGTTCTGCGGGAGGCACAGAAGGCCCAGCAGTACTGGACAGCTTTTGCGCTGGGACAGCTGCTCATTGTCCCTTGGGGGGACCTGCAATGACCAGAGCAG GTGtcttgccagcagcagcagaacagcaagaggaagaagTTCACACTCCTTCTGATTCTAAG ACGGATTCCGAAGCTCCAAACAAAGCGTCAGCCGGCGCGGTGCTTCCAACTGCGGACAGACACGGAGCGTGCGCACAGTCCGTTGCAGGGGAGCGCGGCAATGGTAATTTCCTGGCGGACTAA